In Indioceanicola profundi, the genomic stretch TCCTGGTAGAGACGCTCACCCTGCACCGCGAGCAGGAAGCCGGCCAGGAGCAGGAAAAGCGCGCTGGCCAGGGCAACAGATGGCAGCAGGCGCCAGCGTCTCGGCGTTCCGCCCATGCTGTCCATGCGCCCTCTCAACCCCGTTTCGTGACGGTCAGCGCCAAGCTCAGCAGCTTGGAGCTGATCGTCAGCCCGTTGCGGGCCGCGGTCCCGCTGTCGATATGGAAGCGGACCCGGTTGTCGCGGATTACGAAATGAACAACACCCCGCGCGTCACCGGCGTTGGCCGCATCTGTCACTGTCAGAACGGGCTTGCCGGCGAGTTGGCGCAGCATATCGTGGATCGCATCCTCCCTTTCCGTCGAAAGATACAGGATGTGGCAATCGGACGCCTCATCCGGGGGAGCCATGCGGCGGATGGTGATGGGTCGCTGTCCAACGGTCTGGGTCTCCGCAATCCGGTCCAGATGGGCCCCGAATGGATCGGGACCCATGACGCAGACGGCAACCGGATCGTCCGGACCCGGAAAGGATTCCTCCGGCCAAGTGACGAACTCTCCGAATTTGGTCAGGAAGGCCGCCTTCACCGGATACTCCAGCGACTCTTCTCTCGTTGCCGCTCCTGCGAAAAGAGGCAACAATCCCATTATCATCAGCAGAAACGGTGCGCAGATCCGGCGCACCGTCAAAGGCTCCAGCGGGCGCGGAGCTGAACGGTCCGGCCGAAGACCCGCCGGGCCGGATTCTCCGTCATCTCCGTATGCCGCTCATTCAGAAGGTTGTCTCCCGCCAACGACAGCTCCAGCGAATCCAGCAGGCGCCAGCCTAGGCGGGCATCGACCAAGGTATAGCCGGGCAGGGCAGGGGCTGAAAGATCATCTACCGTCCGCACCGCCAGATCCAGTTCCAAGCCGCCGGCCAGGTTCATGCGGGAGCGGACCTGTCCATGCCAGTCCGGATCATTTCCTACGGCGGCGAAGTTCGCCCTGTCGTTGCGCCCGCCCTTGAGGCGGAAATCCTTACGCAGGATAGTGGCGCCCGCGCTGAGCCGCCACCAGTCGGTCAGAAGATACTCGCCCCATACCTCCACGCCCCAGCTTTCCCCTCTGATGCCGTTCGCCAGGGCCAGCGGCAGCGGGGCGGTAGTGACAGGCTCCGTCGTGCGGATATCGTCATAGACATTGAAGAAGGTCGACACGGATAGGCTGGTGCGATCAAGGGGCCGGCCGCGGTAGCCGGCTTCGAAGGCGATCAGCTTTTCCGAACCGAAGCTGCCCCGCACCAGTACGCCCGGCGCAACAAGTTCGCGGTCGACACGCGACGGCGTCCGGACCGCACGCGACACCGCCGTCCACAGCAGCGCCCCTTCCGGCGCCTGCCATGCCAGACGGGCGTTCGGCAGATACTCCCAGCCGGTGAAGCTGCTGCGCTCCAGCTTCAGCCCAAGTGTCAGCGCCAGTTCCGGCGTCAGCGCCATCTCATCCTGGACGAAGACGTCGCTCAGGTTCAGCCAGCGCTTGCGGGGGTCCAGCACGAAAGCGTTCAGGGTGTTGCGGAAGTCATCCCTGATGATGCGATGCCCGCCGCCCCAGACGATCCGATGTCCTTCCCACGGGGCGAAATTGTGCTGAAACTCCGTCGCATAGGTGTCTACCCGCTCCACCACGCCGAAATAGTCGCGACGGGAACGGTCCACATAGCCTTGCAGCTCAAGCGCCGCGCCTCCGTTCAGATCACGACGCCATCTTGCCAGAACGTTCTCCCCCTCCAGTCCCCAGTGGAATGTGGGAAGGCCGGCCACCTCCACTTCCGTCTCGAAGTCGGAAACATCCCCCTGGACCGTGAAGCTGTCGGCGCCGCCGTCCAGATCGACGCGGAAGCCCCCCTGCAAGCCGTTCCAGTCGTCGCCCAGGTCGATGCCCGCCAGCGGATTCGGGTGTTCCCGCTCGAATCCCTGGACATAGAACCGGTAGGCGGCGCGGTCGCCAAGGGTTCCGCCATAGCGGGCGGAGGCTCGGCGATCCTTGGTGCCGAGCGTGATGTTGGCCAGGGCGCCCTGGGTATCCAGGGCACGCTTACTGACCACATTGATGACGCCGTTGACGGCATTGCTGCCCCAGAGCGTTCCGCCGGGGCCGCTGACCACCTCGATCCGGTCCAGATCGGGGAGGAAGACGTCCTGCGCATCCCAGTAAACGGCGGAATGAAGCAGAGAATAGATGCTGCGCCCGTCGATCAGAACCTGCAGCTTGTTGGCGGTGTCATAGCCGTTGAAGCCGCGAGCGGAGATGCTGTAGCCCAGTGTCTCAAGCCGGGCGACGTGCAGGTTGGGAGCGAGCCGTAGCGCCTCTGCCAAGTTCACGGCGCCTGAGCGCCGGATATCGTGTTGCCGGATGAGGAAGGCTGCTGCCGGTGCATTCTCGACGGATTGGGGCCGGCGGGAAACAGACGTGATTTCCACCTTGACCAGCTCGTCGATGGACATAAGCGCAAGATCGGCTGGATCAACCGACGCATGTACATTGGACACCCAGACGGTTACTGAAACAGCGACCAGAATAGAAAGCCGGCTTGTTTTCCAGCGTCGCTTATCGGCAGCAGAGGAACCGGCGGGGATGGGGCTGGGCTGGATGGACATCATCAATGGATCAGGCAGAATGTGGCGCAGATCGCCGAAATCGGGAGTAGCACCGCTTCGAATGCCTGCATAGTCGCCAATGCGCCTGTTCCGGTATCTATGCCGTAAGAGCTACGCCCCCATTTCCCCAGCCAGTCGAACAGGGCATTTACGGCTCAACTCGACCCAGGTCTGGGCTGGCCCTTCCGGCCGGACTTGGCCGGTTCTTCCTGTGGCGGAGCTGCCGGTTCGGGTTCCGAAAGAATATCTGCTAAGGTTGCAAAGC encodes the following:
- a CDS encoding YfiR family protein: MLPLFAGAATREESLEYPVKAAFLTKFGEFVTWPEESFPGPDDPVAVCVMGPDPFGAHLDRIAETQTVGQRPITIRRMAPPDEASDCHILYLSTEREDAIHDMLRQLAGKPVLTVTDAANAGDARGVVHFVIRDNRVRFHIDSGTAARNGLTISSKLLSLALTVTKRG
- a CDS encoding TonB-dependent receptor plug domain-containing protein — protein: MSIDELVKVEITSVSRRPQSVENAPAAAFLIRQHDIRRSGAVNLAEALRLAPNLHVARLETLGYSISARGFNGYDTANKLQVLIDGRSIYSLLHSAVYWDAQDVFLPDLDRIEVVSGPGGTLWGSNAVNGVINVVSKRALDTQGALANITLGTKDRRASARYGGTLGDRAAYRFYVQGFEREHPNPLAGIDLGDDWNGLQGGFRVDLDGGADSFTVQGDVSDFETEVEVAGLPTFHWGLEGENVLARWRRDLNGGAALELQGYVDRSRRDYFGVVERVDTYATEFQHNFAPWEGHRIVWGGGHRIIRDDFRNTLNAFVLDPRKRWLNLSDVFVQDEMALTPELALTLGLKLERSSFTGWEYLPNARLAWQAPEGALLWTAVSRAVRTPSRVDRELVAPGVLVRGSFGSEKLIAFEAGYRGRPLDRTSLSVSTFFNVYDDIRTTEPVTTAPLPLALANGIRGESWGVEVWGEYLLTDWWRLSAGATILRKDFRLKGGRNDRANFAAVGNDPDWHGQVRSRMNLAGGLELDLAVRTVDDLSAPALPGYTLVDARLGWRLLDSLELSLAGDNLLNERHTEMTENPARRVFGRTVQLRARWSL